The DNA segment GGCGGACAGTATATGCTGATTTTGCCAGACCGTACCAGAGTTTGGTTAAATGCGGAGTCTGCCATATCCTATCCCTCGGTTTTTTCTGGTACTGAAAGAACGGTTACTTTAACCGGAGAAGCATATTTTGAAGTTACTAAGGATAAGCAGCATCCCTTTAAAGTTAAGACAGGAGCTGCAGAAATAAAGGTCTTAGGTACGCATTTTAATATCATGTCTTACGCTGATGAAGGACAGACCCAGATTTCTTTGGCTGAAGGATCTGTTCGTGTAGAGCTGGGTAAGGCTGCCCAGATTTTGTTTCCTGGCCAGCAGGCGTTGATTAAACCGGGGACTACACATATTGCTTTAAAGCAGGTTGACATTGATGAGGTGACCGACTGGAAGAATGGTTTGTTCCAGTTTGACAATACTCCTATTGAACAGGTGATGCGGCAGATTAAAAGGTGGTACAATGTGGATATCGTATACGAGGGCATTAAGCCTGATCTGTATATAACCGGAATGGTTTCAAGAAGTAATAATGTCTCGAAGATCCTGGAGCTGATAGCTGAAACCGGAGGAGTGAATTTCGAGATAGGCGATTAACAGATTATTGTTAAAACTAACAAAAGGAGGTAACGATGAGGAGATAAGTACTTAATCCCAACATTTACAGGTTAACCAAAAATAACCTTTCCGGATTGCGCTCCGGAAAGGCCTGAAATCCTGCTTGGCGGCAGGTTATAGGGTTACCCTTATTTAATCGTGTCAATCAACTAAACACCTTAACCCTACATTTCAAATATATGAATGATTATTCACATTCAATAACGGGCTTTATTGCTCATTTCTTTTCTGGTTTTGACCGAAAAAGAACAGTCATTGGAATAAAAAAACTGATCCTGATGATGAAATTAACTGCTATTGTTATTCTGGCCCTGACCTTCCAGGCAACAGCCTCCAGCTTTGCCCAGAAAGTCAGTATCTCAAAACGTGGGGCCAGTTTAAAAGAACTATTTAAAGAAATACGCCGGCAAACCGGTTACGATTTCATTTATAACAATGAAGTCATTGAACGCGCAGGAACCGTGAGCGTTCAGGTAAAAGAAAAAGACGTTTCTGAAGTGCTGATAAATGTATTCAGTTTAAAACGCCTTTCTTTTGCTATTGAAGACAAAAATATTATCGTAAAAGTAAGAGATGCAGCTCCCGAAAGGATCATTAACGGTAAAATTGTGGCTGAAGAAGATGGCTTGCCATTGCCAGGCGTATCCATTAAAGTTAAAGGCTCCACAAAATCGACTTCAACCAATTCGAACGGGGAATTTTCCATAAGTGTAAATGAAGGAGATGTGCTGTTGGTATCAATGATTGGTTACGTTATGCAGGAAATCAGTACCAATGGGAAAAACAATGTTAATGTACGTTTACGGCAGGATACCAAAGCCTTATCTGAAGTGGTGGTTACGGGTTTTCAGAACATCAATAAAAAACTATTTACGGGATCGGCTACAACCATCACCGGTACAGATGTAAAGCAGGATGGTGTGATAGACATTAGCCGGATGCTGGAAGGTAAAGTTGCCGGTGTTTCGGTACAAAACGTATCGGGAACTTTTGGTACGGCACCAAAAATCCGTGTACGTGGAGCAACTTCTATATCAGGAGAAAATAAACCATTGTGGGTTATTGACGGGGTAGTACTGGAGGATGTGGTGAACATTTCCAATGACCAGCTATCCAGTGGGGATGCGACTACGTTATTGGGCTCATCAGTAGCAGGGATCAATGCGGACGACATAGAAAGCTTTAATATTTTGAAAGATGCATCTGCTACAGCTTTGTATGGTGCCAGGGCTATGAATGGCGTAGTGGTAATTACGACTAAAAAAGGTCGTTCAGGAAATACACAGGTTAGTTACAGCGGTAACTTTTCTTCTTTTTTGAAGCCGAGCTATAATTCCTTCAACATCATGAACTCTGCTGATCAGATGTCGCTTTATGCAGAGATTTACCGTAAAGGCGGGTTCTCTCCCAATATAGTGAATGATATGAATGGTGGTGTATTTGCTAAAATGTACCAGAAAATTAACGCCTATGATGCCAGTTTGGGTAAATTCGGTGTTGAAAACACACCCGAAGGTCGCTCAGCCTATTTAAAAAGATACGCCTTAGCCAATACAGACTGGTTTGATGTGCTTTTTAAAAACTCATTTGTTCAGGAACATTCAGTGAGCATTTCATCCGGATCAGAAAAATCTCAGCATTATTTTTCTGTAGGTTATTACGACGACAAAGGCTGGACCCTTGCCGATCAGGCCAAACGTTATACTATGAATTTAAGAGGTAACTACACACTTTCTCCTAAATTGAGCGTAGGGATATTGGGAACAGGAGCTTTAAGGAAACAGCGGGCTCCTGGAACACTTGGCCGTACCAGTAATGTGGTAGAAGGAAAATATACCAGAGATTTTGATATCAATCCTTTTAGCTATGCCTTAAATACCAGCAGAACATTAACACCTTACGATGAGCAGGGTAATTTGGAATATTTTACCCGCAACTATGCGCCTTTCAACATTATTCAGGAATTGGACAACAACTATATTGACCTGGATATGATGGATATGAAATTGCAGGGCGAACTAAATTACAAATTCATTAAGAACTTCGAATTTAAGTCGGTTGCTGCGCTGCGTTATGTTAAAACCACACGCGAACATAAAATAACCGAATATTCAAATATGGCAAATGCCTATAGGTTTATGCCCAATTCAACTATTGCAAACAACAATATATTTTTATATGACGACCCGGATCAGCCACAGCTGATCGACAAAGAAAGTGTTTTGCCGCAGGGTGGTTTTTACAACAGGAATGACGATAACCTGATGAGTTATGACATCAGGAACCAGGTTGACTGGAAGCAAAAATTTGGCAAGCACGATGTTGGTGCGTTTATCGGACAACAAACCAAATTTGCTGATCGTCAGAATAGTTTCAGCAATGGATATGGGTATCAATATGACAAGGGAGGTGTACCATTTACGGATTACCGGATCATTAAGATGTTGTTGGAAGGGAACTACAACTATTATGGGATGAATAGGTTCTACGATCGGTATGCTGCGTTTTTCCTAAATGCCAATTATGCTTACGACTCCAAATATATATTTAACGGAACAGTAAGATATGATGGCAGTAACCGCATGGGCGAATCTGCTACAGCCAGATGGCTGCCTACCTGGACATTAAGTGCAGCGTGGAATGTTGATCAGGAAGATTTTATAAAGCAAATAGAACAGGTCAGTTATTTAAAATTGCGTGGTGGCTATGGCTTAACTGCCAGTCTGGGGGATGCAACCAATTCTTCCGTGGTGCTTAAAAACAGTACGACCCTTCGTCCAAGATTATCGGAAGTTGAACCCCGGATTGTGTTAGATGCTTTAGAAAACTCACAGCTTACCTGGGAAAAACAATATGAAGCCAATGTTGGTCTTGATGTAGGTTTGTTCCAAAGCCGTTTAAACTTTAGTGTTGATTATTATAACCGTAAAGGTTTTGATCTGATTGGCGATGTGATCACTTCCGGAATTGGTGGTGAGGCAACCAAAACAGCCAACTTTGCGGATATGAAATCTCATGGTATAGAATTTACATTGGGCGGATCGCCTGTTAAGACTACGGATTTCAGCTGGTCGTCAAATTTAACTTTTGGATATAATAAAAATAAGATCACCAGCTTAAAAAGTAAGCCAAGGATTTACGATTTAATTATCTCAGAAGGTGGAGCACTGGAAGGAGGACCGGTAAGAGGCTTGTACTCTATTGATTTTAAAGGCTTAAATGGTCTGGGTGTACCTACATTTATTAATGAAAATGGTACGTTGAGCACAAATGTATATGTTCAAAGTACCACTCCTCTATATTTAAAATATGAAGGACCTGTAGACCCGTTGTACACGGGTGGTTGGACCAATACTTTCAGGTATAGAGATTTTACCTTCAACTTTTTTGTTTCCTATCAGGCAGGTAATAAAATAAGGTTAAACAATGTATTCTCTGCCCGATATGATGATAGTGATGCCTTGCCAAGGGAGTTTTTAGACCGATGGACCTTGCCACTGGATGAGAATGTGACCAATGTTCCTTCCATTGCGGATTATCTGGTTAGAAAAGATATCAACGGAACCTATCCTTATACTGCTTATAATTACTCTACTGACCGTGTTGCAGATGGTTCTTTTGTCCGCCTTAAACAGGTGTCTATGATGTATAGCTTACCAAAAAAATACAGTGATGCCATTGGTGTAGGGTCTATGTCGTTAAAACTGCAGGGAAATAATATCTGGTTGCTGTATGCCGATAAAAAGCTAAAAGGCCAGGATCCTGAGTTTTTTGGATCCGGTGGTGTGGCACTGCCTATACCGAAGCAATTGACTTTATCATTAAAAGTTGGTTTCTAATCATTAACCCATCATATTAAATAGAATTAGAGATGAAAAAATATACGATATACTTCTTCCTTTTCATGGCCATTGCCGGTGTTGGATGTAATAAATATCTTGATCATGCTCCTGATGATCGTACCAAATTAAATACGCCCACTAAAGTTGCTGAGCTATTGGTTACTGCTTATCCACGAGGTAATGCTGTTTTATTGTCCGAATCTATGTCCGATATTCCGGCATTTGTGAGTGCCCTTGGAATAGACTTCCCGGTAAACCAGAATGGCTATTACTGGAAGGATGTAGAGGCTGTTGATCAGGATAGCCCAACATATTACTGGAACGCTTGTTACACTGCAATTGCAACGGCCAATCAGGCCTTGGATGCAATTGAAAAAGCCTCGGATCCCCAGCAATATGCTGCGCAAAAAGGTGAGGCCCTGGTTGCAAGGGCGTATGCACATTTTATGCTGGTAACGTTTTTCTCGAAATGTTATGACCCTGCAACAGCAGAAACCGATCCCGGTATTCCTTACGTCACCACGCCGGAATCGGTTGTTTTTAAAAGCTACGAGCGTAAAACAGTGGCTTATACTTATCAGCAAATTGAAAAGGATCTGTTGGAGGGTATTCCACTGATACAGGATAAATACACGGTTCCTGCTTACCATTTTACCCGTAAGGCCGCCTATGCTTTTGCCTGCCGGTATTATCTGTTTAAAAAAAATATGGACAAAGTGATTGAGTATGCCAACCTTACCTTTCCGGCAAATAATTTTGCAGATAATGTAAGGCCATGGAAATCTTATGCTGCCTACAATGTCCAGGAATTGGAAACGGCTTATATGAATGCTGGTAATCCTGGCAACCTCTTGATCGGGGAAACTGTCTCGCGTTTGGCCAGAAACTATAAAAGGCCGATATATTCGATCAGCCAGAACCGTTTAAGGATCATATTGGCACCTGTAGGGGTAACATTTACTGCATTACCTATTTATTCCAACAGCTCAACCTATTATTACCTGATCAAATTTGCTGAACATTTTGTGCGTACCAGCATCAATGCTTCCAGTGGCACCGGCTATACTATGGTACCTTTGTTAACCACCGAAGAGGTTTTGTTAAACCGTGCTGAGGCTTATATTGTACAGGGTAAATATACAGAGGCGCTGGCGGATATGAATACAATGATCAGTACCCGCGTAACTGCCTATAGCCCGTCTGCAAATGACTTAACCGAAGCAAAAATAAAAAGCTATTATGCCAATGTAACCACTGATACCAAGCAGGCCTATATCAATGCGCTACTGGATATTAAAAAAGCTGAATTTGTACATGAAGGGATGCGCTGGCTGGATATTTTAAGACATAAATTACCGGTAGTTCACCGTGATGCCGCTGGTAACGAATTTAATTTAGCTGCCGAGGATAAACGGAAAGTATTGCAGATCCCTTCACAGGTTACTTTATCAGGTGTTGAACAAAATCCACGTTAACGAATAAATCAAATAACATGAAAAACTTTATATATACACTGGGTATTTTTTCTCTTCTGGGCTTAACGATAAGCTGTAAAAAGAGTGAGAACCTGGATAAGGAAATTGTTGGCCTTGGGGGCGACACCTGGGTGCAGGGAGCACTTGATCAATGGTTGTATACTAACTTTACGCAGCCTTTTAACATGTCTGTTAAATACAGATGGGATGGTACGGAATATGATCCTGCAAAGACGCTAACACCACCAAAAGTTGAAAGGGTTCAACCCTTAATGGAAATGGTAAAAGCAGTCTGGATTGATCCATATGTATCGGAAAGTAATATGGATTTCATCAGAAAATACGGCCCAAAAAACTATGTGCTGGTAGGGAGTTTACAATATAATGTAGGTGGTACAGTAACTTTAGGGGAAGCAGAAGGAGGGGTAAAAGTAACCCTGTTTAATGTCAATAACTTCTCAAAAACCAACAGGGAGGTTTCTCAGCGGGTACTTAAAACCATCCATCATGAGTTTACGCATATTTTAAACCAAACCATTAGCTATCAGAAAGAATTTCCGCAGGTTACACCTGCAGGTTATACTGCCGACTGGAACAATACTACGCTGGTAAATGCCAATAATGCGGGATACATTACCCAGTATTCCCAGGCTTCACCAAATGAAGATTTTGCAGAAATGACATCAGTTATGCTGACAGAAGGAAAATCCTCTTACGATGCAATTGTAAACAGTATTGTAGTCCCTAAGCTCGATTCTATTCCCGATCCGGCCAATCCACCCTTCATCATTGTCAGGGAATTACCAAATACGGCTGCCCAGGCGGCCCTCAGGAAAAAAGAGCAATTTGTAGTTTCTTATTTCAAAAGCAGTTACGGAATTGAATTCGCCCGTTTGCAAAACAAAGTAAACTATGCTTTGGCAGCAAATGCACCTTCTGATTTAGCTACATTATTCGGTAACCGCAAAAAGTATACTTCAATTTCTGTCGATCCTGACAATGTTCCTGGCATGTCGGCAAATTTTATGTCTACCTGGGCAACAACTAAAACAGGTCTTGCAGCGGTTGGTGGTCAAGGCAGGGTATTAAATAATTTTGTGCTGTTTTTTTATCCCAGAGCTGGTGAACTGGTGTTGCGTATCAACTATGCCAATTCAACCGGTGTACTGGCCGCAAACTTTGTGTATAAGGTAGCTTATAACGCAAACAATCAGTTAACCCTGACTTATTTAAGGCGGGATGGAAATGCTGAGGTGATTGCACCGGGAGTGGTTGCATTAACCAATTACCTTACTTCAGGTAGTTTCGCGGTCAGCTGGCGTTATGATGCCAATTTCCTTGAATTCGGACAGTGGACAAAAGTTTCAGATCCTACTTCATCGTTTTTCGGGAATTTAGGTGTAATAAAATATTAGTCGTACATAACTAAAGCTAATGAAGATGAAAAAAATTTTAACATATATATTCCTGTTAACCGCTCTGATGTACGGTTGTAAAAAGGATAACGATCCGATTTTAGAGGATCCTGATACAAGACTTAGTGCCGAACTGGAAAAAGACCAGGCTTTATTGCTGTCTGCAAACGATGGCTGGCTGGCCACCATCTATCCCAAAGGGGGAAAGGGTTTTTCTTTCTATTTTAAATTTGCTGCAGATGGTAAGGTAACCATGCTGTCAGATTTTAACACCACTACCGCAGGAACCTCTGCCGAAAGTAGTTACAGACTTAAAGCCTTGCAACGGCCAACGTTGATTTTTGATGGCTATAACTATATTCATTTGCCGGCCGACCCAAATTCAGCAGTTAGTGGCGGTAGCAGCACGGCATTGGGCCTGACTTCTGATTTTGAGTTTGCATTTACCGGGCAGGCCGGGGATACAGTCAAATTTGAGGGGACATTTAATAAGAATTATATGTCTATGGTAAAATTGTCAAATGCCCAGGCACAGACGATTTTAGCTGGCGGATTAAAAAAGATGATCGATGATGCCAATGCAGCGGTAACAGGAAAGATCCTGTTCATCATGCTGGATAATAAGCAAATCCCTGTGTCACTTAGTGTTGCCGGCAAATCCGTTTCTATTGCCGGACAGACCAGTTCTGCCTTTGCTTTCGGTTTGAATGAACTGACGCTGAAAAACCCACTTAAATTTGGATCCTATAGCTTCGATAAAGTTTACTGGGAGCCTACAGACAAGTATTTTTACTTTTTAAACGGAAATGCAAAGGTTAAAATCGAGATTTCACCTGCACCGCTTCCATTGGAAACTACGCCTGCATTACATACCGTTTTGGGTACCCGCTGGACATCTATGCAAATAAATGTTGCCAATTTATCTGAGCTATCAGCCGACTTTCTGGCTAAATACAATGCAGCCAATACGTCCCTGGGTACTTTGCCTACCAATGGTGCACCAGGAGGAAGATATATAGAATACATCACCCTGTTGTTTAACCCTAATGGTACCGTCACGTTCCAGATCAGGTATAGAAATCCGGCGTCTCCATCCAGTTTCTTTAATGCAGATTTTATTTATAATATGGCGCTGGATGCGAACACAGGAATTGCGAAGTTTACCCTGGCAGCTACGCCAGCAGGGAAT comes from the Pedobacter heparinus DSM 2366 genome and includes:
- a CDS encoding RagB/SusD family nutrient uptake outer membrane protein, producing the protein MKKYTIYFFLFMAIAGVGCNKYLDHAPDDRTKLNTPTKVAELLVTAYPRGNAVLLSESMSDIPAFVSALGIDFPVNQNGYYWKDVEAVDQDSPTYYWNACYTAIATANQALDAIEKASDPQQYAAQKGEALVARAYAHFMLVTFFSKCYDPATAETDPGIPYVTTPESVVFKSYERKTVAYTYQQIEKDLLEGIPLIQDKYTVPAYHFTRKAAYAFACRYYLFKKNMDKVIEYANLTFPANNFADNVRPWKSYAAYNVQELETAYMNAGNPGNLLIGETVSRLARNYKRPIYSISQNRLRIILAPVGVTFTALPIYSNSSTYYYLIKFAEHFVRTSINASSGTGYTMVPLLTTEEVLLNRAEAYIVQGKYTEALADMNTMISTRVTAYSPSANDLTEAKIKSYYANVTTDTKQAYINALLDIKKAEFVHEGMRWLDILRHKLPVVHRDAAGNEFNLAAEDKRKVLQIPSQVTLSGVEQNPR
- a CDS encoding FecR family protein, with protein sequence MNRTKEQFEKLLNKYIDKSCSLEELKELFSYMELPEYEERLKIIMDENYTSLVPGTAAEQVDWEEMFATITGTSTPKKVRPLWAVMIPVAAAVLLILSVGILIWGNQGQVKDSSGAPAAKLKKDIAPGGNRAVLKLADGTEIVLDGHATGVLANEGKTKISKTKDGMLLYDASGTDGTESSVNINTLSTPSGGQYMLILPDRTRVWLNAESAISYPSVFSGTERTVTLTGEAYFEVTKDKQHPFKVKTGAAEIKVLGTHFNIMSYADEGQTQISLAEGSVRVELGKAAQILFPGQQALIKPGTTHIALKQVDIDEVTDWKNGLFQFDNTPIEQVMRQIKRWYNVDIVYEGIKPDLYITGMVSRSNNVSKILELIAETGGVNFEIGD
- a CDS encoding DUF4302 domain-containing protein, translated to MKKILTYIFLLTALMYGCKKDNDPILEDPDTRLSAELEKDQALLLSANDGWLATIYPKGGKGFSFYFKFAADGKVTMLSDFNTTTAGTSAESSYRLKALQRPTLIFDGYNYIHLPADPNSAVSGGSSTALGLTSDFEFAFTGQAGDTVKFEGTFNKNYMSMVKLSNAQAQTILAGGLKKMIDDANAAVTGKILFIMLDNKQIPVSLSVAGKSVSIAGQTSSAFAFGLNELTLKNPLKFGSYSFDKVYWEPTDKYFYFLNGNAKVKIEISPAPLPLETTPALHTVLGTRWTSMQINVANLSELSADFLAKYNAANTSLGTLPTNGAPGGRYIEYITLLFNPNGTVTFQIRYRNPASPSSFFNADFIYNMALDANTGIAKFTLAATPAGNASTIRTYVTALTDYFAGANFKIAYIAAGAPSGATVGGFLNQNNPASFFYGVLQQ
- a CDS encoding SusC/RagA family TonB-linked outer membrane protein — its product is MMKLTAIVILALTFQATASSFAQKVSISKRGASLKELFKEIRRQTGYDFIYNNEVIERAGTVSVQVKEKDVSEVLINVFSLKRLSFAIEDKNIIVKVRDAAPERIINGKIVAEEDGLPLPGVSIKVKGSTKSTSTNSNGEFSISVNEGDVLLVSMIGYVMQEISTNGKNNVNVRLRQDTKALSEVVVTGFQNINKKLFTGSATTITGTDVKQDGVIDISRMLEGKVAGVSVQNVSGTFGTAPKIRVRGATSISGENKPLWVIDGVVLEDVVNISNDQLSSGDATTLLGSSVAGINADDIESFNILKDASATALYGARAMNGVVVITTKKGRSGNTQVSYSGNFSSFLKPSYNSFNIMNSADQMSLYAEIYRKGGFSPNIVNDMNGGVFAKMYQKINAYDASLGKFGVENTPEGRSAYLKRYALANTDWFDVLFKNSFVQEHSVSISSGSEKSQHYFSVGYYDDKGWTLADQAKRYTMNLRGNYTLSPKLSVGILGTGALRKQRAPGTLGRTSNVVEGKYTRDFDINPFSYALNTSRTLTPYDEQGNLEYFTRNYAPFNIIQELDNNYIDLDMMDMKLQGELNYKFIKNFEFKSVAALRYVKTTREHKITEYSNMANAYRFMPNSTIANNNIFLYDDPDQPQLIDKESVLPQGGFYNRNDDNLMSYDIRNQVDWKQKFGKHDVGAFIGQQTKFADRQNSFSNGYGYQYDKGGVPFTDYRIIKMLLEGNYNYYGMNRFYDRYAAFFLNANYAYDSKYIFNGTVRYDGSNRMGESATARWLPTWTLSAAWNVDQEDFIKQIEQVSYLKLRGGYGLTASLGDATNSSVVLKNSTTLRPRLSEVEPRIVLDALENSQLTWEKQYEANVGLDVGLFQSRLNFSVDYYNRKGFDLIGDVITSGIGGEATKTANFADMKSHGIEFTLGGSPVKTTDFSWSSNLTFGYNKNKITSLKSKPRIYDLIISEGGALEGGPVRGLYSIDFKGLNGLGVPTFINENGTLSTNVYVQSTTPLYLKYEGPVDPLYTGGWTNTFRYRDFTFNFFVSYQAGNKIRLNNVFSARYDDSDALPREFLDRWTLPLDENVTNVPSIADYLVRKDINGTYPYTAYNYSTDRVADGSFVRLKQVSMMYSLPKKYSDAIGVGSMSLKLQGNNIWLLYADKKLKGQDPEFFGSGGVALPIPKQLTLSLKVGF
- a CDS encoding putative zinc-binding metallopeptidase; this encodes MKNFIYTLGIFSLLGLTISCKKSENLDKEIVGLGGDTWVQGALDQWLYTNFTQPFNMSVKYRWDGTEYDPAKTLTPPKVERVQPLMEMVKAVWIDPYVSESNMDFIRKYGPKNYVLVGSLQYNVGGTVTLGEAEGGVKVTLFNVNNFSKTNREVSQRVLKTIHHEFTHILNQTISYQKEFPQVTPAGYTADWNNTTLVNANNAGYITQYSQASPNEDFAEMTSVMLTEGKSSYDAIVNSIVVPKLDSIPDPANPPFIIVRELPNTAAQAALRKKEQFVVSYFKSSYGIEFARLQNKVNYALAANAPSDLATLFGNRKKYTSISVDPDNVPGMSANFMSTWATTKTGLAAVGGQGRVLNNFVLFFYPRAGELVLRINYANSTGVLAANFVYKVAYNANNQLTLTYLRRDGNAEVIAPGVVALTNYLTSGSFAVSWRYDANFLEFGQWTKVSDPTSSFFGNLGVIKY